A stretch of DNA from Pseudoalteromonas ruthenica:
CGGCATCAATGCGGGCATTGATACTTGCTGGCTAAATCGCCATGAGAAACAGGCCCCTGAGCATATGACCCCAACCTATGAAGTAAAGTCGCTGTGCCAGCTAAGAACGTTGCTACTGTAACGCCGAGCCTACCAATATAAAAAATGCCAGCACATGGCTGGCATTCACACACGGGAATATTTCTAATGGAATAGAAATTAGTTACTTCCAAGAGGTCATCTTGTGACCTTTGAGGGCATAGAATAGGAAAAATACATAGCTAGGTAACATCACCCAATACGCATTTTGCTGTCCTTCTGCGGAAATCGTTGAACCGGTCGCTAAACTCAAAAAGACTGGGCCGAACGCCCCACCAGCAATACCCATCACTAATAGGCCTGAGCCGACGCTAGTCAGTTTGCCTAAGCCCGATAATGCCAGTGGCCAAATTGCTGGCCATACCACAGCGTTAGCTAGACCACACAAAGCGAGCATCAGTACCGTGTCTGGTAGTGCAGGCCCACCAAAAGGCACTAACAATGCTTGCGCTAACACTGTAGAGTCGCGACTCACTGTGGTAATACCAATCACCAAGGCAAAGCCGAGAATTGCTGAGCCACTGAGTGCGGCTTGCTGGGAAATAACGCGCGGAATAAGAATAATCCCGAGAATATAACCCGCCACCATGCACACCATAGTGTAAGAGGTCATCACCCCGTAGTTTTCCACGCCGAGAGCGAGTGCATAAGAGCCAATAGTATCACCGGCGATCACCTCAACTGCGACGTACAAGAACAGGGCCATCACGCCCAGAGCCAAGTTCGGGTGCGCTAATGCGGCTTTAACCTGACCTTTACCACCTGCTTGCTCTTCATCATCGACCAACTCAGGCAGCGGAGAATATTTAACAGCTAACGCCAACGCACCGATAAACAGTGCCATGCCAACGTAAGGCCATACTAAGCTGTTAGCCATGGCATCAATATCATCTTGGCTGAGCTCTTTGCCCACTAAACCGGTAAAGTTGCTAATAATCAGTGCGGTAAACACCATAGGCGCAAACACCCCTGCACCTTTATTTAAAATGCCCATAATACTTACACGTGCTGCCGCTGACTCTTCAGGGCCAATGCGCACGACATAAGGGTTAACGGCTGTTTGCAGCAAGGTTTGCCCTATCCCCATCACCAATTGGGCAAATAAGAACAATGCAAACACTTGGGTTTTGGCGGCCGGAATGTATAAGAACCCCGCGACCATCATAGTTGCCATACCCAGTGCCATGCCATTTTTATAGCCGATTTTCTTAATCACTAGTGCTGAGGGCACAGCCGTAAAAGTAACCGCAATATAGAAAGAAAATAGAATAAGCGAGGCCTGAAACGGCGTCAGCTTCAAAATTTGTTGGAGGTAAGGCATCAATGAGCCATTGAGCCATGTTGCGAACCCTAGAATAAAAAACAGGGTCGCGACAATGGCCATAGGCACAAAGTTGCTTTGCTTTTTAGTTGTTGACACTGTTGCTTCCATAAACTCTTCTCGTTGTCGATATAGATAACATCAAAACTAAGCAGATCATATAGTTATCTCTACCGTTTCGATGGAAGCTGACTTCAAAGCCAGCATATAAGTAAGCGCACAAGCTCACCGAATATAAATATTATTGTTATAGCCGCGCTTTTTTCACAGCACGTTAGGATAAAACTAACGCCTAGTTCACAAAAATGACAGCGCTGCCATAA
This window harbors:
- the nagP gene encoding N-acetylglucosamine MFS transporter NagP yields the protein MEATVSTTKKQSNFVPMAIVATLFFILGFATWLNGSLMPYLQQILKLTPFQASLILFSFYIAVTFTAVPSALVIKKIGYKNGMALGMATMMVAGFLYIPAAKTQVFALFLFAQLVMGIGQTLLQTAVNPYVVRIGPEESAAARVSIMGILNKGAGVFAPMVFTALIISNFTGLVGKELSQDDIDAMANSLVWPYVGMALFIGALALAVKYSPLPELVDDEEQAGGKGQVKAALAHPNLALGVMALFLYVAVEVIAGDTIGSYALALGVENYGVMTSYTMVCMVAGYILGIILIPRVISQQAALSGSAILGFALVIGITTVSRDSTVLAQALLVPFGGPALPDTVLMLALCGLANAVVWPAIWPLALSGLGKLTSVGSGLLVMGIAGGAFGPVFLSLATGSTISAEGQQNAYWVMLPSYVFFLFYALKGHKMTSWK